In the Candidatus Nitrospira nitrosa genome, one interval contains:
- a CDS encoding LPD7 domain-containing protein, with amino-acid sequence MNEIGLDEAREAKQNDEPRPAEGTQDDKAEQPRLNQRHDAAESLRKRFIEAGEQFYYRTAPGEPTKIAFTDHGKRLVTEHDDPSVIQGMVLRAKAKGWTIVRVNGTAEFKTEAWVQATIAGLDVEGYTPRGIDLARAEDRRDQRPVHGKTVQHPVDREVSHDRATDEHGRKPDQTMSSGQQIAVATLEAILKARGDSPTMIAAAVEEAKARLQGERVVVGTIVDYGIDHYNHDIQNTKSYFVKVATDRGEREIWGIDLSRAFEQGKVQRGDAVALVQQAQKRVTVTVPLRDESGASIGTVSQQATRNRWEVIKLDSIGVREQHHLKEATRASTQEPVVPRFDHTAVRTDRTPNVTRSPVLERTRGGR; translated from the coding sequence ATGAATGAGATAGGTTTGGACGAAGCGCGAGAGGCGAAGCAGAACGACGAGCCTAGGCCTGCGGAAGGAACTCAGGACGACAAGGCTGAACAACCACGACTCAATCAGCGTCATGATGCCGCCGAATCGTTGCGGAAGCGGTTCATCGAAGCCGGTGAGCAATTCTATTACCGCACAGCACCCGGTGAGCCGACGAAGATCGCGTTTACTGATCACGGGAAGCGCCTGGTCACGGAACATGACGACCCGAGCGTCATTCAGGGAATGGTCCTCCGGGCAAAGGCCAAGGGCTGGACCATCGTGCGGGTGAACGGCACCGCTGAGTTCAAAACGGAAGCCTGGGTGCAAGCGACGATCGCCGGACTCGACGTGGAGGGCTATACCCCGCGTGGGATCGACTTGGCGCGAGCGGAAGACCGCAGGGATCAGCGACCGGTTCATGGCAAGACGGTACAACACCCTGTCGATCGGGAAGTATCACATGATCGGGCGACGGATGAGCATGGCAGAAAACCGGATCAGACCATGAGCTCCGGCCAACAGATCGCAGTGGCCACACTTGAAGCCATTCTGAAGGCGCGGGGGGATTCTCCCACGATGATCGCCGCGGCGGTTGAGGAAGCAAAGGCGCGGCTGCAGGGCGAACGAGTCGTGGTGGGCACCATCGTGGACTACGGCATCGACCATTACAACCACGATATCCAGAACACCAAGAGCTATTTCGTGAAGGTGGCGACAGACCGTGGTGAACGAGAGATCTGGGGCATCGACCTGAGCCGCGCATTTGAACAGGGGAAGGTACAGCGGGGTGATGCAGTTGCGCTGGTGCAACAGGCACAGAAGCGCGTGACGGTGACGGTTCCGCTGCGAGATGAGTCCGGCGCTTCGATCGGCACGGTATCACAACAGGCGACTCGCAACCGCTGGGAGGTGATCAAGCTAGATTCCATCGGAGTCCGTGAACAGCATCACCTGAAGGAGGCGACGCGCGCCAGCACCCAGGAACCGGTGGTACCTCGGTTCGATCACACAGCCGTGCGAACCGATCGCACGCCGAATGTCACCAGGAGCCCGGTCTTGGAGCGGACCAGAGGTGGCCGATAA
- a CDS encoding DEAD/DEAH box helicase — MDSKTDTTLSDILKRFRDDALNNRDLGDRFERMMQQFFRIDPVYAGLFSEVWMWNEWPLKGQVGDVGIDLVAQQRATGEYFAIQCKFYLPEHILSKGDIDSFFTALGKPQFSKGIIVSTTDNWGKNALDALNQTKHIARVSLHDLEQSPVDWSKFDTRKPGHLKRTKKNDIRPHQSAALKDVLEGLKSADRGKLIMACGTGKTFTALKIAETLAPQLAGKSKPGHVLFLVPSLSLMSQTLREWTAQAALPLQSLAVCSDVSIGKRREKNGDDTAAITIYDLPYPATTSDKQLLAQYSALANTAKKSTGEGRLVVVFSTYQSIEAVSKAQKMGLPEFDLIICDEAHRTTGVTLSGEDESSFVKVHDTKFLKGKKRLYMTATPRIYGDDAKSKAKEVSAEIASMDNVAQFGHELHRLGFGEAVGKSLLSDYKVLVLAVDEKYVSKTFQKQIASKDTELNLEDATKITGCWNGLEKRFEAAKSNVDLQGDVNPMRRAVAFSRSIKDSKKFVEQFGQIVAAYKADHPDTQLLEIEADHVDGTFDALRRSALLEWLKAESPANTCRILSNARCLSEGVDVPALDSVLFLNPRNSVIDVVQSVGRVMRRAEGKRYGYIILPIGIPADKTPEEALKDNEKYRVVWQVLQALRAHDDRFNATINQLELNKKRPDNIQVIGVGGEPGDNDGARTDGDSEPRVREIQGVLSFPDLDEWKDAIYAKMVMKVGERAYWETWARDIAKIAETHITRIKAILTDPASKPSKAFYKFLNGLQVNLNPAVTKEDAIEMLAQHLITKPVFDALFANYVFTDQNPVSQSMQRMLDILHEHALEKETTNLERFYASVRDRAKGLDNAEARQKVVIELYDEFFRTAFPRMAERLGIVYTPTEVVDFIIHSVQDVLRDEFASGLAEKDVHIIDPFTGTGTFLVRLLQSGLIPPDKLLHKYQHELHANEIVLLAYYIAAINIEETFHGLREGNGKKEYIPFDGICLTDTFQLYESGQMEIEGTFPENNKRVKRQKESPIRVVIANPPYSANQGDANNNNQNLKYAALDARIGDTYAARSTATNKNSIYDSYIRAIRWASDRIKDRGVVGFVTNGYFIDGNAMDGLRACLCHEFQSVFVFNLRGNQRTSGEVSRQEGGKIFGSGARTPVAITLLVKNPAKKNGCALSYHDIGDYLSREEKLQIIKGFESVSGIERAKKWTVLTPNQDHDWINQRDPAFENFIPIGDKEDESGAIFSLYSRGLATSRDSWCYNFSETALESNMSRMANFYGQQLKAFQGTRESAEKKDMLELASEFIDTDAKKISWSRGLVADLAKGKARPFDKAAIRQAVYRPFTKQWAYFDRAYNDMVYKQHALFPTSKHTNLAICTTSAGNRDVFSLTITNVLPDLHMSDKSGASQCFPLHLYEKADETGELQFDKSEVVDGYRRRDAITDAILKTFCGAFGEDVTKEDIFYYVYGVLHSPEYCTRFAADLKKMLPRIPLMKETKDFLAFSKAGRELAQWHLNYETVTPWPVEEIHDKLDLGFEETYKVSKMTFARPSTEQKAAGAKWDKTNIIYNSHVMISKIPLEAYEYVVNGKPAIEWVMERYQFTRDKDSGIQNDPNEWCKEHKQPRYIIDLVARVVRVSMETMKIVKQLPALLIRS, encoded by the coding sequence ATGGATTCCAAGACGGATACAACGCTGAGCGACATCCTTAAACGGTTCCGCGATGACGCTCTAAACAATCGCGACCTCGGCGACCGTTTTGAGCGGATGATGCAGCAGTTCTTCCGCATCGACCCTGTCTATGCCGGGCTGTTTTCCGAAGTGTGGATGTGGAACGAATGGCCGCTCAAGGGACAGGTTGGCGACGTTGGAATTGACCTCGTGGCGCAGCAGCGCGCCACCGGCGAATACTTCGCCATCCAGTGCAAGTTCTACCTGCCAGAGCACATACTCAGTAAGGGCGACATCGATTCGTTCTTCACCGCGCTGGGCAAGCCGCAGTTCTCGAAGGGCATCATCGTCAGCACCACCGACAACTGGGGCAAGAATGCCCTGGACGCGCTGAATCAGACCAAACACATAGCTCGGGTGAGTCTTCACGACCTTGAACAAAGTCCGGTCGACTGGAGTAAGTTCGACACCCGCAAGCCCGGCCATTTGAAGCGGACGAAAAAGAACGACATCCGCCCGCACCAGAGCGCCGCGCTCAAGGACGTGCTGGAGGGTCTGAAAAGCGCCGATCGCGGCAAGCTCATCATGGCCTGCGGCACCGGCAAGACGTTCACCGCCCTCAAGATCGCAGAGACGCTGGCGCCCCAACTCGCTGGCAAAAGTAAGCCGGGGCATGTCCTATTCCTTGTACCGTCGCTCTCGTTGATGTCGCAAACGCTTCGCGAGTGGACGGCGCAGGCAGCGCTCCCCCTTCAGAGCTTGGCCGTCTGCTCGGATGTGAGCATCGGGAAGCGCCGAGAAAAGAACGGCGATGACACCGCTGCGATCACGATCTACGACCTTCCTTACCCTGCTACCACAAGTGACAAGCAATTGCTCGCCCAATACAGCGCCCTGGCGAATACCGCGAAGAAGTCCACTGGTGAGGGTCGCCTCGTCGTCGTGTTCTCAACCTATCAATCTATTGAGGCGGTCAGCAAGGCGCAGAAGATGGGGCTGCCCGAATTCGATTTGATAATCTGCGACGAAGCCCATCGCACCACCGGCGTCACGCTTTCAGGCGAAGACGAATCGTCATTCGTCAAGGTCCACGATACGAAGTTCCTCAAAGGGAAGAAGCGGCTCTACATGACCGCTACGCCACGCATTTACGGCGACGACGCCAAGAGCAAGGCAAAGGAAGTCTCCGCTGAAATCGCGTCGATGGATAACGTCGCCCAGTTCGGTCACGAACTTCATCGCCTCGGCTTTGGCGAAGCCGTGGGCAAGTCGCTACTCTCCGATTACAAGGTGCTTGTTCTCGCGGTGGACGAGAAGTATGTCAGCAAAACCTTCCAAAAGCAGATCGCCAGCAAAGACACAGAGTTGAATTTGGAGGACGCCACAAAAATCACCGGCTGCTGGAATGGGTTAGAGAAGCGCTTTGAAGCGGCCAAGTCCAACGTCGATCTTCAGGGCGACGTAAACCCGATGCGCCGGGCGGTCGCATTCTCGCGATCGATCAAGGATTCCAAAAAATTCGTCGAGCAGTTTGGACAGATCGTCGCTGCATACAAAGCGGATCATCCGGACACCCAGCTTCTGGAGATCGAAGCCGATCACGTCGATGGCACATTTGATGCATTGCGTCGCAGCGCTCTATTGGAGTGGCTCAAAGCCGAATCGCCTGCCAACACCTGCCGCATTCTCTCCAACGCGCGATGTCTGTCGGAGGGTGTCGACGTGCCCGCGTTGGATTCCGTGCTGTTCCTCAATCCGCGCAACAGCGTTATCGACGTGGTGCAATCCGTGGGCCGCGTGATGCGCCGGGCCGAGGGCAAGCGCTACGGCTACATCATCCTGCCTATCGGCATTCCCGCCGACAAAACGCCCGAAGAAGCCCTGAAGGACAACGAAAAATATAGAGTTGTCTGGCAGGTGCTGCAGGCCCTGCGTGCCCACGATGACCGCTTCAACGCCACTATCAACCAACTGGAACTGAACAAGAAGCGCCCCGACAACATTCAGGTCATCGGCGTGGGCGGGGAGCCAGGCGACAACGATGGTGCAAGGACCGACGGCGATTCCGAGCCCAGGGTGCGCGAGATTCAAGGCGTTCTATCTTTCCCCGATCTCGACGAATGGAAAGATGCCATCTATGCCAAGATGGTGATGAAGGTCGGCGAGCGCGCTTACTGGGAAACCTGGGCGCGCGACATCGCCAAGATTGCCGAGACGCATATCACACGGATCAAAGCCATCCTCACTGACCCCGCTTCTAAGCCGTCGAAGGCGTTCTATAAGTTCCTCAATGGTTTGCAAGTAAACCTCAATCCTGCCGTCACAAAGGAAGACGCGATCGAGATGCTCGCGCAGCACCTCATCACCAAGCCGGTGTTCGACGCACTCTTCGCCAACTACGTTTTTACAGACCAGAACCCTGTCAGCCAGTCGATGCAGAGGATGCTCGACATCCTGCACGAGCACGCACTGGAAAAGGAGACAACCAACCTCGAAAGATTCTACGCCTCTGTCCGTGACCGAGCCAAGGGGTTAGACAACGCCGAAGCCCGCCAGAAGGTCGTCATCGAGCTCTACGATGAGTTCTTTCGCACTGCTTTTCCTAGAATGGCCGAGCGGCTCGGCATCGTCTACACACCCACCGAGGTCGTCGACTTCATCATCCACAGTGTACAAGACGTGCTGCGGGATGAGTTCGCCAGCGGCCTGGCCGAAAAAGACGTTCACATCATCGACCCCTTCACCGGCACTGGCACATTTTTAGTGCGCCTGCTCCAGTCTGGCCTCATCCCTCCCGACAAATTGCTACACAAGTACCAGCACGAGCTACACGCCAATGAGATCGTCCTGCTGGCATACTACATCGCCGCCATAAACATCGAAGAGACCTTTCACGGCCTTCGTGAAGGAAATGGCAAGAAAGAATACATCCCCTTTGACGGCATCTGTCTGACCGACACCTTCCAGCTCTACGAATCCGGCCAGATGGAGATTGAAGGCACCTTCCCCGAAAACAACAAACGTGTAAAACGGCAAAAGGAAAGCCCGATCCGCGTCGTCATCGCCAATCCACCCTATTCGGCCAACCAGGGCGATGCGAACAACAACAATCAAAACCTCAAATACGCCGCGCTCGACGCCCGCATCGGCGACACCTACGCCGCGCGATCAACGGCGACGAATAAGAACAGCATCTATGACAGCTACATCCGCGCAATCCGCTGGGCTAGCGATCGGATCAAGGACCGCGGCGTCGTGGGCTTTGTCACCAACGGCTATTTCATCGACGGCAACGCGATGGACGGCCTGCGGGCCTGTCTGTGCCACGAGTTCCAGTCCGTCTTCGTCTTCAACCTACGGGGCAACCAGCGGACGAGCGGCGAAGTGTCGAGGCAGGAAGGCGGCAAGATCTTTGGCTCTGGTGCACGCACGCCCGTTGCTATCACGTTGCTGGTGAAGAACCCTGCGAAGAAGAACGGCTGCGCCCTTAGCTACCACGACATCGGGGACTACCTCAGCCGCGAAGAAAAGCTACAGATCATCAAAGGCTTTGAGAGCGTCTCAGGCATCGAACGGGCTAAAAAGTGGACAGTGCTCACACCGAACCAAGACCACGACTGGATCAACCAACGCGATCCCGCGTTCGAGAATTTTATTCCGATAGGGGATAAAGAAGACGAGTCCGGGGCGATCTTTTCGCTCTACTCCCGCGGACTAGCAACCAGTCGCGATTCGTGGTGCTACAACTTCTCCGAGACGGCATTGGAATCGAACATGTCGAGGATGGCCAACTTCTACGGGCAACAGCTCAAGGCATTCCAAGGCACGCGTGAATCGGCTGAGAAGAAGGACATGCTGGAACTTGCGTCCGAATTCATCGACACGGATGCCAAGAAGATCAGTTGGTCACGCGGGTTAGTTGCCGATCTGGCCAAAGGGAAGGCTAGACCGTTCGATAAGGCAGCGATTCGGCAGGCGGTGTATAGACCGTTTACAAAGCAGTGGGCGTACTTTGATCGCGCATACAACGACATGGTTTACAAGCAGCATGCGCTGTTCCCGACGTCAAAACATACGAATTTAGCGATCTGCACGACGTCTGCGGGCAATCGCGATGTGTTCTCGCTCACCATCACAAACGTCTTGCCCGACCTTCACATGTCCGACAAGAGCGGTGCGAGTCAATGCTTCCCACTCCACCTATATGAAAAGGCCGACGAAACCGGCGAATTACAGTTCGATAAGTCGGAGGTCGTCGACGGCTATCGCCGACGGGACGCGATTACGGATGCAATCCTGAAAACCTTCTGCGGGGCATTTGGGGAGGACGTGACAAAGGAGGACATTTTCTATTACGTCTACGGCGTGTTGCATAGCCCCGAGTACTGCACCCGCTTCGCCGCGGACTTGAAGAAGATGTTGCCGCGCATCCCGTTGATGAAGGAGACCAAGGATTTCTTGGCCTTCAGTAAGGCCGGCCGGGAGTTGGCCCAATGGCACTTGAATTATGAGACCGTTACGCCGTGGCCGGTTGAGGAGATTCACGACAAGCTAGATCTGGGGTTCGAGGAGACCTATAAAGTTTCGAAGATGACCTTCGCCCGGCCGTCGACGGAGCAGAAGGCGGCCGGGGCAAAATGGGACAAGACAAACATTATCTATAATAGCCACGTGATGATTTCAAAGATTCCGCTTGAGGCGTACGAGTACGTCGTGAACGGCAAGCCGGCGATCGAGTGGGTGATGGAGCGATACCAGTTCACGCGCGATAAAGACAGCGGGATTCAGAATGACCCCAACGAGTGGTGTAAAGAACACAAGCAGCCGCGGTACATCATCGATTTGGTCGCGCGCGTCGTGCGGGTCAGCATGGAAACCATGAAGATCGTGAAACAACTGCCGGCGTTACTGATCCGGTCATGA
- a CDS encoding TrbM/KikA/MpfK family conjugal transfer protein: MNWWKRRNWITVLVGVSLLIMAQDASAQTASKPSFLEGDTRLACECLLCLAAGPQAPKECQAALTKYYMIQAGSPFKTIVMRRNFLQLCPKQ, translated from the coding sequence ATGAATTGGTGGAAGAGACGCAACTGGATCACGGTCCTTGTGGGAGTGAGCCTCCTCATCATGGCCCAGGATGCATCGGCACAAACGGCGTCGAAACCGTCCTTCTTGGAGGGCGACACCAGGCTGGCCTGTGAGTGTCTGCTATGCTTAGCAGCGGGCCCACAGGCACCGAAAGAATGCCAAGCCGCACTCACAAAGTACTACATGATCCAGGCAGGGAGCCCATTCAAAACCATTGTCATGCGAAGAAACTTCCTCCAGCTCTGCCCAAAACAGTAG
- a CDS encoding type IV secretory system conjugative DNA transfer family protein: protein MSRKHLRIAVALLLYLPLGLCGADALAGAIFTLANKQMPEDLSLSNWPNSWQAYRADPVQRKRLQFSATVGGFVGFGLPALLLMSVTNQKKPLHGEARFASQDEIQQAGLYGEKGVIVGKVGRQYLVYGGQEFVLLAAPTRSGKGVSIVLPNLLHYDESVVVLDIKMENFAYTSKFRQTHGHLVFLFNPFSTDGQTHRWNPLDAVDRDPNRRVGEIQAIGQVLYPTEQIKDAFWNESARNLFLGLTLFIMETPPLPCSLGEVLRQASGKGQPIRDYLHDLISTRAKSDTPLSDDCTAALHRFCGTSENTMASILATLTAPLAIFSNPIVDAATSATDFDLKQVRAQRMTIYVGIPANRLSDAALLVNLFFSQLIHYNTVDLPATNPRLKHQCLVILDEFPALGRVNILAKAVGFMAGYNLRLLPIIQSLSQLESVYGERDARTFVTNHACQILFAPREQRDAQHYSQMLGTYTAEAISTGTSRPLGWSNGKQASSSSTRSEQARPLLLPQEVKELGDQRAIINLMHTKPILCDKARFYADPIFTDRLKRISPSLASVGKRMPTQAELEDAAFVRRELSVEIPQLDLELHRAKVEGRVRPVQPDEPMDLSRLAMDLTTLPPVLRRDTPTPEEVNTLVDAFVAQLQWTDKVDDDVSGKMSPVSEEGGTQRTERNVDRSLVDRDREERDI from the coding sequence ATGTCACGCAAGCACCTACGGATCGCAGTCGCCCTGTTGCTGTATCTCCCGCTGGGGCTCTGTGGAGCAGATGCCCTCGCCGGTGCCATCTTCACCCTCGCCAACAAACAGATGCCTGAGGACCTCTCGCTGAGCAACTGGCCCAACTCCTGGCAAGCCTATAGGGCTGATCCGGTGCAACGGAAGCGACTGCAGTTCTCCGCCACCGTCGGCGGATTCGTGGGTTTCGGTCTCCCGGCGCTCCTCCTAATGTCCGTAACCAACCAGAAGAAACCGCTCCATGGCGAGGCACGGTTTGCGTCTCAGGATGAGATTCAACAGGCCGGGCTCTATGGAGAGAAAGGCGTGATTGTTGGAAAAGTCGGACGGCAGTACTTGGTCTATGGGGGTCAGGAATTTGTGTTGCTGGCCGCGCCGACCAGATCGGGCAAGGGCGTGAGCATCGTGCTCCCAAACCTGCTCCACTATGACGAGTCGGTGGTCGTACTGGACATCAAGATGGAGAACTTCGCCTACACCTCGAAGTTCCGACAGACGCATGGCCATCTCGTCTTCCTGTTCAATCCCTTCAGCACAGACGGCCAGACCCATCGTTGGAATCCATTGGATGCGGTCGATCGAGACCCAAATCGGCGCGTGGGCGAAATTCAAGCTATCGGGCAGGTGCTCTATCCAACGGAACAGATCAAAGATGCGTTTTGGAACGAATCCGCCCGCAACCTCTTTCTCGGCTTGACCCTCTTTATCATGGAGACTCCGCCCCTACCCTGCAGTCTCGGGGAAGTGCTCCGCCAGGCCTCCGGTAAGGGTCAGCCCATCAGGGACTATCTGCATGACCTCATCAGCACCAGGGCTAAGAGTGACACCCCATTGAGCGACGACTGTACGGCAGCCCTGCACCGGTTCTGCGGCACCAGCGAGAATACGATGGCAAGCATTCTCGCCACCCTGACCGCCCCACTCGCCATCTTCAGTAATCCCATCGTCGATGCGGCGACGAGTGCGACGGACTTCGACCTCAAACAGGTGCGCGCCCAGCGGATGACGATCTATGTCGGCATTCCGGCCAATCGGCTTAGCGATGCCGCGCTGCTCGTTAACCTGTTCTTCTCCCAACTGATTCATTACAACACCGTCGACTTGCCCGCGACGAATCCCCGCTTGAAGCACCAGTGCCTCGTGATTCTGGATGAATTCCCCGCCCTTGGGCGGGTCAACATTCTGGCGAAGGCCGTCGGCTTCATGGCCGGCTACAATCTTCGTCTGCTCCCGATCATCCAGAGCCTCTCACAGCTCGAATCGGTCTATGGTGAAAGGGACGCCCGCACCTTCGTCACGAACCATGCCTGCCAGATCCTGTTTGCCCCTCGCGAACAACGAGACGCTCAGCACTATTCCCAGATGCTCGGCACCTATACGGCCGAGGCGATCTCGACCGGCACGAGCCGACCACTTGGCTGGAGCAACGGCAAACAGGCATCGTCGAGTTCCACTCGCTCGGAACAGGCGCGGCCTCTGTTGCTGCCACAGGAAGTGAAGGAACTGGGAGACCAACGGGCCATCATCAATCTGATGCATACAAAGCCGATCCTCTGTGACAAGGCCCGGTTCTATGCCGATCCGATCTTCACCGATCGGTTGAAGCGCATCAGTCCGTCCCTCGCGTCGGTCGGAAAACGGATGCCGACCCAAGCTGAACTCGAAGACGCGGCGTTCGTGCGCCGAGAGTTGTCCGTGGAGATTCCCCAACTCGACCTGGAACTCCATCGCGCCAAAGTTGAAGGACGGGTGCGTCCAGTTCAACCCGATGAGCCGATGGACCTCTCGAGACTGGCCATGGACCTCACCACCCTGCCACCGGTCCTGCGGCGCGACACACCGACGCCCGAAGAAGTGAACACTTTAGTCGATGCCTTTGTGGCTCAGCTTCAATGGACCGACAAGGTCGATGACGACGTCTCCGGGAAGATGAGTCCTGTGAGCGAAGAAGGAGGAACACAGAGAACAGAGAGGAACGTTGATCGGTCCTTGGTGGATCGAGACAGAGAAGAGAGGGACATATGA
- a CDS encoding type II toxin-antitoxin system RelE/ParE family toxin: MKIQFQDTRLALIRTDRAFVTKLPFAVIKSCRDKLVVLEAAPDERTLRNWRSLRYEKLKGDRQGQRSIRINDQYRMIFTLDESQVPPILNILEVCDYHD; encoded by the coding sequence ATGAAAATCCAGTTTCAGGATACCCGGCTAGCCTTGATCCGGACAGACCGGGCTTTCGTGACCAAACTTCCGTTCGCCGTTATCAAGTCATGTCGCGACAAACTTGTAGTTCTGGAAGCCGCACCCGATGAACGAACGCTGAGAAACTGGAGAAGTTTGCGATATGAAAAGCTTAAAGGCGATAGACAGGGCCAGCGGTCAATCCGAATCAATGACCAGTATAGGATGATTTTCACGCTCGACGAATCTCAAGTGCCGCCTATTCTGAATATTTTGGAAGTGTGTGACTATCATGACTAA
- a CDS encoding HigA family addiction module antitoxin has protein sequence MTKTEGNQMIDNITDVPPPGYFIREELLARDWSQRDLAYVLGVPEQAVNLIISGKRGITADMAKALAGAFDVPPEFFANLQKAYDLSQARDPDPNVVRKARLQSQYPIREMIKRGWLTDANVTLLEAQVVKFFDAPSLDDVPHLAHAAKKSAYDDVTPAQLAWLYRARQIAKEMPLKHQYSEKALREALNKLRGLMFDPEEARHVPRILAEVGIRYIIVETLPTAKIDGACFWLGKAPVIGMSLRYDRIDNYWFVLRHEIEHVLQSHGRTKEIIDTELEGEKASPDGNIPVEERIANAAASEFCVPTHEMDSFIKRKNPFFSDRDVLGLAKRLQVHPGIVAGQLRRRLDKWSIFSKMLVRVRSHALSGAVVDGWGQIAPVTL, from the coding sequence ATGACTAAGACGGAGGGAAATCAGATGATCGACAATATTACTGATGTACCGCCGCCTGGTTACTTCATCCGGGAGGAGTTACTAGCACGCGACTGGAGCCAGCGTGACCTCGCCTATGTTCTTGGGGTGCCTGAGCAGGCAGTCAATTTGATCATTTCCGGGAAGCGTGGCATTACCGCCGACATGGCAAAGGCTCTTGCTGGGGCGTTCGACGTGCCACCTGAGTTTTTTGCAAATCTTCAGAAAGCCTACGATCTGTCTCAAGCTCGGGATCCCGACCCTAATGTCGTGCGGAAGGCGCGTTTGCAGTCGCAATATCCTATTCGCGAGATGATCAAGCGTGGATGGTTAACGGATGCGAATGTGACCCTCCTTGAAGCTCAGGTTGTGAAGTTCTTTGACGCGCCAAGCCTGGATGACGTTCCTCATCTGGCTCATGCTGCGAAAAAGTCCGCATACGATGACGTAACTCCCGCGCAACTTGCATGGCTCTACCGTGCTCGCCAGATTGCGAAGGAAATGCCCCTTAAACATCAGTACTCTGAAAAGGCACTACGCGAGGCGCTGAATAAGTTGCGTGGCCTCATGTTTGATCCAGAAGAGGCACGGCATGTTCCAAGGATTCTGGCTGAGGTCGGCATTCGCTATATAATCGTTGAGACTTTACCAACTGCCAAAATCGACGGTGCCTGCTTTTGGCTAGGGAAAGCGCCGGTGATTGGCATGTCACTTCGTTATGATCGCATTGACAACTATTGGTTCGTGCTTCGGCATGAAATCGAGCATGTCCTGCAATCGCATGGACGAACCAAAGAAATCATTGATACCGAGCTGGAAGGAGAAAAAGCCAGTCCCGATGGGAACATTCCCGTGGAAGAACGGATCGCAAATGCCGCGGCAAGCGAGTTCTGCGTCCCCACGCATGAAATGGATTCTTTTATCAAGCGGAAGAACCCCTTCTTTTCTGATCGCGATGTCTTGGGACTAGCCAAACGGCTTCAAGTTCATCCTGGAATCGTGGCTGGGCAACTTCGAAGGCGCCTAGACAAGTGGTCGATCTTTTCAAAAATGTTAGTTAGGGTTCGGAGCCATGCCCTTTCTGGAGCTGTCGTTGACGGATGGGGGCAAATTGCCCCTGTTACCCTGTAA
- a CDS encoding OmpA family protein, translating into MTTSLKRQAGLQALVILIAFAATLACAQKPVVPSGAARVPINSDEMIQQYRERVKNDQREKQERSFLTRQIESLTQQVQEMSATLTLMQLNQQELAKGKSRSGPAITKAALTINPLSPESKGPPTNASVSHDGNTSPAGSDQSLSRTETIQSEEEQSTSVGPACSIGPSAAPSPSPPSPIEKGQIHSWRPRVIELSEREQVELHRHSIIFRVSERTGRSEFRPSKPLQSHLKQIMSRGPCLHVRGYTDGDKDLWIERETAKQRAYKTRAYLIAQGYDPSHIEITIVPVGQHVADNATKKGRAKNRRVEIEVKEQNPSSVWPQWYG; encoded by the coding sequence ATGACGACATCTTTGAAACGACAGGCAGGACTTCAGGCGCTTGTGATCCTCATCGCCTTTGCCGCGACGCTGGCTTGTGCGCAGAAGCCAGTCGTGCCGTCCGGTGCGGCTCGCGTGCCGATCAATAGCGATGAGATGATCCAGCAGTATCGTGAACGGGTGAAGAACGACCAGCGCGAGAAGCAGGAGCGGAGTTTCCTCACCCGACAAATAGAATCGCTGACGCAACAGGTCCAGGAGATGAGTGCCACACTGACACTCATGCAACTCAACCAGCAAGAACTGGCCAAAGGTAAATCTCGGTCCGGTCCGGCTATCACGAAGGCGGCACTCACGATCAACCCTCTGTCACCAGAATCCAAAGGCCCACCAACGAACGCGAGTGTATCACATGACGGCAATACGTCTCCGGCTGGGTCTGATCAGAGCCTATCACGAACGGAGACAATACAGAGTGAAGAGGAGCAATCGACTTCGGTGGGCCCTGCCTGCAGCATCGGACCATCAGCAGCGCCATCCCCCTCCCCACCTTCTCCAATAGAGAAAGGGCAGATCCATTCATGGAGACCAAGGGTTATCGAGTTGAGTGAACGGGAACAGGTCGAACTGCACCGGCACAGTATCATCTTCCGTGTGTCGGAACGGACAGGACGGTCTGAGTTTCGTCCCAGCAAGCCTCTGCAATCCCACCTGAAACAGATCATGAGCCGTGGTCCTTGTCTGCACGTGCGTGGGTACACGGACGGCGACAAGGATCTCTGGATCGAACGTGAGACAGCCAAGCAGCGGGCGTACAAGACCCGCGCCTATCTCATCGCGCAGGGCTATGACCCGAGCCACATCGAAATCACCATCGTCCCTGTCGGGCAACATGTGGCCGACAATGCGACGAAGAAAGGGCGGGCGAAGAACCGACGGGTGGAGATTGAAGTGAAGGAGCAGAATCCGTCGTCCGTCTGGCCACAGTGGTACGGATAG